One part of the Arabidopsis thaliana chromosome 4, partial sequence genome encodes these proteins:
- a CDS encoding Ribosomal protein L13 family protein (Ribosomal protein L13 family protein; FUNCTIONS IN: structural constituent of ribosome; INVOLVED IN: translation; LOCATED IN: ribosome, cytosolic large ribosomal subunit, membrane; EXPRESSED IN: 22 plant structures; EXPRESSED DURING: 13 growth stages; CONTAINS InterPro DOMAIN/s: Ribosomal protein L13 (InterPro:IPR005822), Ribosomal protein L13, eukaryotic/archaeal (InterPro:IPR005755); BEST Arabidopsis thaliana protein match is: Ribosomal protein L13 family protein (TAIR:AT5G48760.2); Has 1983 Blast hits to 1983 proteins in 630 species: Archae - 297; Bacteria - 430; Metazoa - 343; Fungi - 199; Plants - 322; Viruses - 0; Other Eukaryotes - 392 (source: NCBI BLink).): MVSGSGICAKRVVVDGRHHMLGRLASNTAKELLNGQEVVVVRCEEICLSGGLVRQKMKYMRFLRKRMNTKPSHGPIHFRAPSKIFWRTVRGMIPHKTKRGAAALARLKVFEGIPPPYDKIKRMVIPDALKVLRLQSGHKYCLLGRLSSEVGWNHYDTIKELETKRKERSQVMYERKKQLNKLRTKAEKVAEERLGSQLDVLAPVKY; this comes from the exons atggtgtcTGGGTCAGGGATATGCGCGAAGCGCGTTGTCGTCGACGGGCGACACCACATGCTTGGTCGTCTAGCTTCCAACACTGCGAAGGAGTTACTTAACGGACAGGAAGTGGTTGTTGTCCGATGTGAAGAGATTTGTCTCTCGGGAGGTTTGGTTCGACAAAAGATGAAGTACATGAGATTCCTTAGGAAACGTATGAACACTAAGCCTTCTCATGGTCCTATTCACTTTCGTGCTCCTTCCAAGATCTTCTGGCGCACTGTTCGCGG GATGATTCCACACAAGACCAAGCGTGGTGCTGCTGCACTTGCTCGCTTGAAGGTTTTTGAGGGAATCCCACCTCCTTACGACAAGATTAAGAGAATGGTTATTCCTGATGCTCTTAA GGTTTTGAGACTTCAGAGTGGTCACAAGTACTGCTTATTGGGACGTTTATCTTCTGAGGTTGGCTGGAACCATTATGATACCATTAAA GAACTTGAgacaaagagaaaggaaagatCACAAGTGATGTATGAGCGTAAGAAGCAACTCAACAAGCTCAGGACCAAGGCAGAGAAGGTTGCGGAAGAGAGGCTCGGATCACAGCTAGATGTTCTTGCCCCGGTCAAGTATTGA
- a CDS encoding uncharacterized protein (unknown protein; Has 83 Blast hits to 82 proteins in 37 species: Archae - 0; Bacteria - 51; Metazoa - 0; Fungi - 0; Plants - 30; Viruses - 0; Other Eukaryotes - 2 (source: NCBI BLink).), whose product MLSSMVVPVNGFSLNLSKPNLVVFNGSRVFYGSFSLTCYRIKVRSSQIGIVGDNDSEKSRDSKDEDENERVSGKGVPFIVKLGLGLGLAMIITVISVALKGSGGGGSPFEEVKSLAKVSSSSEGFTFNAFGNRFMIPGNAPGWVYFWLLMAAGCGLFISEEALNIWVGITLARMLTLDGTWQSFAESFSRNAPYIVSTVSWVYWGVCLSDMIPFYIGKLFRQSGASDDVCSKLGIGKEKALSITQAVQKYGNLSGFVERFSVGMRNPTAFFAGALGISPECFFAGVCCGGLITLPLQLVIGFLLRERPMFALAAVATAVGIWTIFPYVVAASTALFLYIRSRYSTKD is encoded by the exons ATGTTGTCTTCCATGGTGGTTCCGGTGAATGGGTTTTCCTTAAACCTTTCAAAACCTAACCTTGTTGTCTTCAATGGCTCCAGAGTTTTCTATGGATCCTTCTCGCTTACTTGTTACAG GATCAAGGTAAGAAGCTCTCAAATAGGAATTGTTGGAGACAATGATTCCGAGAAGTCTCGAGATAGcaaagatgaagatgagaatgAAAGAGTATCTGGAAAGGGAGTTCCATTCATAGTAaagttaggtttagggttaggATTAGCTATGATTATTACAGTTATTAGTGTAGCCTTGAAAGGctctggtggtggtggttcaCCTTTTGAGGAGGTTAAGAGTTTGGCCaaagtttcatcatcttcagaaGGCTTTACGTTTAATGCATTTGGAAACAGATTCATGATTCCAGGAAATGCACCGGG ATGGGTTTACTTTTGGTTGCTAATGGCAGCCGGATGCGGACTTTTTATCAGCGAAGAGGCTCTAAATATATGG GTTGGGATAACATTGGCTAGAATGTTAACTCTAGATGGGACGTGGCAATCGTTTGCTGAGTCTTTTTCTCGGAATGCTCCTTATATAGTGTCTACTGTGTCATGGGTTTACTG gGGAGTTTGTTTAAGCGATATGATACCGTTTTACATTGGTAAGCTCTTTAGACAAAGTGGAGCATCAGATGATGTTTGTTCAAAG CTCGGTATAGGTAAAGAGAAAGCGTTAAGCATTACTCAGGCAGTCCAAAAGTATGGCAACCTCTCAGGTTTTG TGGAAAGATTTTCTGTGGGAATGAGGAATCCTACAGCGTTCTTCGCCGGGGCTCTT GGAATATCTCCAGAGTGTTTCTTTGCAGGAGTTTGTTGCGGTGGTTTGATTACTCTTCCACTTCAG CTTGTGATTGGGTTTCTCCTTAGAGAACGCCCCATGTTTGCTCTTGCAGCAGTAGCAACTGCAGTG GGAATATGGACAATCTTTCCCTATGTGGTGGCTGCATCTACGGCTTTGTTCCTCTACATTCGCAGTCGCTACTCCACGAAAGATTAG
- a CDS encoding Protein kinase superfamily protein, translating into MEKTGQVVAVKQLDRNGLQGNREFLVEIFRLSLLHHPNLANLIGYCLDGDQRLLVHEFMPLGSLEDHLLDVVVGQQPLDWNSRIRIALGAAKGLEYLHEKANPPVIYRDFKSSNILLNVDFDAKLSDFGLAKLGSVGDTQNVSSRVVGTYGYCAPEYHKTGQLTVKSDVYSFGVVLLELITGKRVIDTTRPCHEQNLVTWAQPIFREPNRFPELADPLLQGEFPEKSLNQAVAIAAMCLQEEPIVRPLISDVVTALSFMSTETGSPSGLTGTALNPLSPKTVEDQGWLQCESPRDVYSLL; encoded by the exons ATGGAGAAGACAGGACAG GTGGTAGCTGTGAAGCAACTTGACCGTAATGGATTACAAGGGAATAGAGAGTTTCTGGTAGAGATCTTCAGGTtaagtcttcttcatcatcccaACCTTGCCAATCTCATTGGATATTGCCTTGATGGAGACCAGAGACTTCTTGTTCACGAGTTCATGCCTCTTGGTTCCCTTGAAGATCATCTCCTAG ATGTTGTAGTAGGACAACAACCATTGGATTGGAACTCTCGGATAAGGATTGCCTTAGGAGCCGCAAAAGGGCTCGAATATCTCCACGAAAAGGCAAACCCTCCGGTGATATATCGAGATTTCAAATCGTCAAATATATTGCTTAATGTAGATTTTGATGCAAAACTATCAGATTTTGGTTTGGCAAAACTTGGTTCGGTTGGGGACACACAAAATGTATCTTCCCGAGTAGTGGGAACTTATGGTTATTGCGCTCCTGAGTATCACAAAACCGGTCAGCTGACGGTTAAATCTGATGTATATAGTTTTGGGGTTGTGTTGTTGGAACTCATAACCGGTAAGCGAGTTATCGACACAACGAGACCATGTCATGAACAAAATCTGGTTACTTGG GCACAACCGATTTTCAGAGAACCAAATAGATTCCCCGAGCTAGCGGATCCACTTCTTCAAGGGGAGTTCCCGGAAAAAAGTTTGAACCAAGCTGTAGCAATAGCGGCAATGTGTCTACAAGAAGAACCAATAGTTCGACCTTTAATCAGTGATGTTGTCACCGCCTTAAGTTTTATGAGTACAGAAACCGGTTCACCTTCCGGTCTAACGGGAACCGCTCTTAACCCTTTATCTCCTAAGACCGTGGAGGACCAGGGCTGGCTTCAATGTGAGTCTCCAAGAGATGTGTACTCGTTACTATAA
- a CDS encoding Protein kinase superfamily protein has translation MPLGSLEDHLLDVVVGQQPLDWNSRIRIALGAAKGLEYLHEKANPPVIYRDFKSSNILLNVDFDAKLSDFGLAKLGSVGDTQNVSSRVVGTYGYCAPEYHKTGQLTVKSDVYSFGVVLLELITGKRVIDTTRPCHEQNLVTWAQPIFREPNRFPELADPLLQGEFPEKSLNQAVAIAAMCLQEEPIVRPLISDVVTALSFMSTETGSPSGLTGTALNPLSPKTVEDQGWLQCESPRDVYSLL, from the exons ATGCCTCTTGGTTCCCTTGAAGATCATCTCCTAG ATGTTGTAGTAGGACAACAACCATTGGATTGGAACTCTCGGATAAGGATTGCCTTAGGAGCCGCAAAAGGGCTCGAATATCTCCACGAAAAGGCAAACCCTCCGGTGATATATCGAGATTTCAAATCGTCAAATATATTGCTTAATGTAGATTTTGATGCAAAACTATCAGATTTTGGTTTGGCAAAACTTGGTTCGGTTGGGGACACACAAAATGTATCTTCCCGAGTAGTGGGAACTTATGGTTATTGCGCTCCTGAGTATCACAAAACCGGTCAGCTGACGGTTAAATCTGATGTATATAGTTTTGGGGTTGTGTTGTTGGAACTCATAACCGGTAAGCGAGTTATCGACACAACGAGACCATGTCATGAACAAAATCTGGTTACTTGG GCACAACCGATTTTCAGAGAACCAAATAGATTCCCCGAGCTAGCGGATCCACTTCTTCAAGGGGAGTTCCCGGAAAAAAGTTTGAACCAAGCTGTAGCAATAGCGGCAATGTGTCTACAAGAAGAACCAATAGTTCGACCTTTAATCAGTGATGTTGTCACCGCCTTAAGTTTTATGAGTACAGAAACCGGTTCACCTTCCGGTCTAACGGGAACCGCTCTTAACCCTTTATCTCCTAAGACCGTGGAGGACCAGGGCTGGCTTCAATGTGAGTCTCCAAGAGATGTGTACTCGTTACTATAA
- a CDS encoding Cysteine/Histidine-rich C1 domain family protein (Cysteine/Histidine-rich C1 domain family protein; FUNCTIONS IN: zinc ion binding; INVOLVED IN: biological_process unknown; LOCATED IN: chloroplast envelope; EXPRESSED IN: leaf whorl, hypocotyl, root, pollen tube; CONTAINS InterPro DOMAIN/s: DC1 (InterPro:IPR004146), Zinc finger, PHD-type (InterPro:IPR001965), C1-like (InterPro:IPR011424); BEST Arabidopsis thaliana protein match is: Cysteine/Histidine-rich C1 domain family protein (TAIR:AT4G02540.1); Has 1641 Blast hits to 650 proteins in 25 species: Archae - 0; Bacteria - 0; Metazoa - 7; Fungi - 0; Plants - 1630; Viruses - 0; Other Eukaryotes - 4 (source: NCBI BLink).) — MDSEVEENVISVITDTTFLISTNLKVDPRVISLFSQLFYDWRSVYMEIKSLYPKMEFHLLLRQILKFWTSTDMGRQWKFVSLICKIMFLVSSMDLDSESELTSLIKKIISLFNSKPDTGSELVSLITQLMRIDTSVDSDSEPTQESELLSLISQLVSAKPEPELTSLTRRIISTFISMNWEPMQFISVCPQVMVELVHGKLTTEVVRPRKAKERECELYAYEIWKSTRQIHFHCILCNGENHEEYDKVPIEVKHPLHPRHSLQLAVRQWSEEETMIECYCCDEYLMDYYYYCSSCDFAMNVSCLEKPPPVLSIDHPKWHQHPLILFPSQASFPCNLCALTHSSCPFYICPPCDFVVHQKCLSLPHVIRISRHHHRISFTPSFEKGNWYCGICRKKMDNDYGGYTCLKDGCSYVAHSRCATQKNVWDGLDLEGEPEEVEEEEVEPFVIISDGTIHHFSHPHHLRMDKNTGRDYDENKQCQACITPIYFGNIYSCMQCNFILHEECANFSRKIHNPIHPHKLNLVGGYDGVTKYYKDFCSVCPRMCTNGFFYECGKEECDRFKLHVQCATISEPLVHESHVHPLFLTSKPRERRRCGVCKKKPLSHTETFNCIEGECTFALCFGCATLPHEVRYKHDKHMLTLSYGEETSTMMYWCEACEKEINSEERFYKCDEYCCVTLHIQCLIGKELYLKPGSSFEYDHRHADVLLKTQVMSRPICFQCKSRCPHNTVIQWSELVYCTIHCFLFGRLRWDEEERRRKQAEIDNKDV; from the coding sequence ATGGATTCGGAGGTGGAGGAGAATGTCATATCGGTCATCACTGACACAACCTTTCTCATCTCCACAAATTTAAAGGTGGATCCGAGGGTAATATCACTCTTTTCTCAACTATTCTATGATTGGCGCTCTGTTTATATGGAAATAAAGTCCCTTTACCCGAAGATGGAGTTCCATTTACTCCTTCGTCAAATACTCAAGTTCTGGACCTCTACGGACATGGGTAGACAGTGGAAGTTTGTATCCCTCATTTGTAAAATAATGTTTCTGGTTAGCTCTATGGATTTGGATTCGGAGTCAGAGCTCACATCTCtcatcaagaaaataatttctcTCTTCAACTCTAAACCCGATACGGGTTCAGAGCTCGTTTCCCTCATTACACAGTTGATGCGTATCGATACCTCTGTGGATTCGGATTCAGAGCCAACACAAGAATCTGAGCTTCTATCACTCATTAGCCAACTAGTCTCTGCCAAGCCGGAGCCGGAGCTCACATCACTCACCAGGCGGATCATCTCTACCTTCATATCTATGAATTGGGAGCCTATGCAGTTTATTTCCGTATGCCCTCAAGTTATGGTGGAACTTGTACATGGAAAACTGACGACAGAAGTTGTCCGGCCGAGAAAGGCTAAAGAGCGGGAATGTGAGTTGTATGCTTACGAAATTTGGAAATCTACAAGACAAATCCATTTTCACTGTATACTATGCAATGGCGAGAACCATGAAGAGTATGACAAGGTTCCTATAGAGGTCAAACACCCTCTTCACCCAAGACATTCTCTTCAGCTTGCCGTTAGACAATGGTCGGAGGAGGAAACGATGATTGAATGTTATTGTTGTGATGAATATCTCATGgattattattactattgCTCCTCTTGCGATTTTGCTATGAATGTAAGCTGTTTGGAGAAACCACCACCAGTCTTATCTATAGACCATCCCAAGTGGCATCAGCATCCCCTTATTTTGTTTCCAAGTCAGGCTTCCTTTCCTTGTAACCTTTGTGCCCTCACACATTCAAGTTGTCCTTTCTATATTTGTCCCCCCTGTGACTTCGTGGTCCATCAAAAGTGTCTCAGCTTACCACATGTCATAAGGATATCCCGCCACCATCATCGTATCTCCTTCACTCCTTCATTTGAGAAAGGAAATTGGTATTGTGGTATTTGTCGCAAAAAGATGGATAATGATTACGGTGGTTATACTTGCCTCAAGGACGGTTGTTCGTATGTGGCACATTCAAGATGTGCAACACAAAAGAATGTGTGGGATGGTCTAGACCTTGAGGGAGAGccagaagaagttgaagaagaagaagttgagcCATTTGTGATAATAAGTGACGGAACAATACACCATTTTAGTCATCCACATCATTTGAGAATGGATAAGAATACCGGCAGAGACTACGACGAGAATAAGCAGTGTCAAGCATGCATCACACCAATCTATTTTGGTAACATCTACTCTTGTATGCAATGCAACTTCATTCTCCATGAAGAATGTGCGAATTTTTCTCGCAAAATACATAACCCGATACATCCACATAAGCTCAATCTAGTGGGAGGATACGACGGTGTTACCAAGTATTATAAGGATTTCTGTTCAGTGTGTCCTAGGATGTGCACCAATGGTTTCTTCTATGAGTGCGGTAAAGAAGAATGTGATCGTTTTAAGCTACATGTGCAGTGTGCCACAATTTCTGAGCCATTAGTCCATGAAAGTCATGTGCATCCTTTATTCTTAACATCCAAACCaagagaacgaagaagatgtGGGGTTTGCAAAAAAAAGCCACTTAGCCACACGGAAACATTCAATTGTATTGAAGGTGAGTGTACctttgctttgtgttttggaTGTGCTACTTTACCTCACGAGGTGAGGTATAAGCATGATAAGCACATGCTCACTCTTTCTTATGGGGAGGAGACAAGTACCATGATGTATTGGTGTGAAGCCTGcgagaaagagataaattcAGAAGAACGGTTTTATAAGTGTGATGAATATTGTTGTGTCACCCTGCACATTCAATGTTTGATTGGGAAAGAATTATACTTGAAGCCCGGTTCATCGTTTGAGTACGACCACAGGCATGCAGatgttcttttaaaaactcagGTTATGTCTCGACCTATTTGCTTCCAATGTAAGAGTCGTTGTCCACATAACACAGTTATCCAGTGGTCTGAGTTAGTATATTGCAccattcattgttttttgtttggtcgaCTAAGATgggacgaagaagaaagaagaagaaagcaagctGAAATTGACAATAAAGATGTTTGA
- a CDS encoding NAD(P)-binding Rossmann-fold superfamily protein (NAD(P)-binding Rossmann-fold superfamily protein; FUNCTIONS IN: oxidoreductase activity, binding, catalytic activity; INVOLVED IN: response to arsenic; EXPRESSED IN: 22 plant structures; EXPRESSED DURING: 13 growth stages; CONTAINS InterPro DOMAIN/s: NAD(P)-binding domain (InterPro:IPR016040), Glucose/ribitol dehydrogenase (InterPro:IPR002347), Short-chain dehydrogenase/reductase SDR (InterPro:IPR002198); BEST Arabidopsis thaliana protein match is: NAD(P)-binding Rossmann-fold superfamily protein (TAIR:AT3G03980.1); Has 120427 Blast hits to 120218 proteins in 3552 species: Archae - 981; Bacteria - 79077; Metazoa - 5738; Fungi - 6213; Plants - 2676; Viruses - 2; Other Eukaryotes - 25740 (source: NCBI BLink).): MENNPRSSSSLPLAGRVAIVTGATRGMGREIAIHLHSLGARVTINYVSSSSKAELLVSELNDSSQLKSAIAVKADVSDPDQINNLFDQTEQEFGSKVHIVVNCAGVLDPKYPSLSETTLEDFDNTFTINTRGSFLCCKEAAKRVMRGGGGRIIMMSTSMVGGLAPGYGVYAASKAAVETMVKVLAKELKGSRITANCVAPGPVATEMFYAGKSDETVKMLAGACPMGRIGESKDITEIVGFLAGDGGEWINGQVIRANGGFVV; encoded by the coding sequence ATGGAGAATAATCCAAGAAGCTCATCGTCTCTCCCTCTAGCCGGGCGTGTAGCTATAGTGACCGGAGCCACCAGAGGCATGGGCCGTGAAATCGCGATTCACCTCCACTCTCTTGGTGCAAGAGTCACCATCAATTATGTCTCGAGCTCATCAAAAGCTGAACTCTTGGTTTCAGAACTAAACGACTCATCTCAATTAAAGTCAGCGATCGCAGTTAAAGCAGATGTGTCAGACCCGGACCAGATCAACAACTTGTTTGATCAAACAGAACAAGAGTTCGGATCTAAAGTTCACATCGTCGTGAATTGTGCAGGTGTTTTGGATCCAAAGTATCCATCTTTATCCGAGACGACACTAGAAGATTTCGATAACACATTCACAATAAACACAAGAGGGTCTTTCTTGTGTTGCAAGGAAGCAGCTAAAAGGGTTATGAGAGGAGGTGGTGGAAGAATCATTATGATGTCTACATCAATGGTTGGTGGTCTCGCCCCGGGTTATGGAGTTTACGCAGCATCAAAGGCCGCCGTTGAGACAATGGTGAAAGTGTTGGCGAAGGAGCTTAAGGGAAGCCGGATAACCGCGAATTGCGTGGCGCCAGGGCCGGTTGCGACGGAGATGTTTTATGCTGGAAAGAGTGATGAAACGGTGAAAATGCTTGCAGGGGCTTGTCCTATGGGGAGGATCGGTGAGTCAAAGGATATAACCGAGATTGTAGGGTTTTTGGCCGGTGATGGTGGTGAATGGATTAACGGTCAAGTTATTAGAGCCAATGGAGGCTTTGTTGTCTAA
- a CDS encoding zein-binding protein (Protein of unknown function, DUF593) (Protein of unknown function, DUF593; FUNCTIONS IN: molecular_function unknown; INVOLVED IN: biological_process unknown; LOCATED IN: endomembrane system; EXPRESSED IN: 17 plant structures; EXPRESSED DURING: 10 growth stages; CONTAINS InterPro DOMAIN/s: Protein of unknown function DUF593 (InterPro:IPR007656); BEST Arabidopsis thaliana protein match is: Protein of unknown function, DUF593 (TAIR:AT4G13630.2); Has 4019 Blast hits to 2992 proteins in 302 species: Archae - 16; Bacteria - 203; Metazoa - 1185; Fungi - 245; Plants - 407; Viruses - 98; Other Eukaryotes - 1865 (source: NCBI BLink).), with amino-acid sequence MDYQESYRLTFYGILVAFMELAFAYCLLCVSAFVFITSKLLLFMPCIGYQNSDLCIQKLLFDWPFRIILRVQKLATTNRPSVLHHQEQEQEQEQEQEEKTMVDKDKNSELMDRVRLLEVAVEQEKVAKAALMVELEQERAASASAADEAMAMILRLQADKASLEMEGKQYERMIDEKFAYDEEEMNILKEILFKREREKHFLEKELETYKHIDDDQETEDNEKRECDEDGEPIVYDVHVIEDNSQTKVRDDDVAEHKEMKEEEIVKDHDSVSSPTSSSTHLP; translated from the coding sequence atggaCTACCAAGAAAGTTATAGATTGACATTTTATGGAATTTTGGTTGCTTTTATGGAATTAGCATTTGCTTATTGTCTTCTATGCGTATCAGCTTTCGTCTTTATTACATCGAAGTTGCTACTGTTTATGCCATGTATCGGGTACCAAAACAGTGATCTCTGCATCCAAAAACTTCTCTTTGATTGGCCATTCAGAATCATACTCAGAGTTCAGAAGCTAGCTACTACTAATAGGCCAAGCGTTTtacatcatcaagaacaagaacaagaacaagaacaagaacaagaagagaagactaTGGTTGATAAAGATAAGAACTCGGAATTGATGGATAGAGTTAGGTTGTTGGAAGTAGCTGTTGAGCAAGAGAAAGTAGCTAAAGCTGCTTTAATGGTTGAATTGGAACAAGAAAGAGCAGCTTCAGCATCAGCAGCTGATGAAGCTATGGCTATGATTTTAAGGCTACAAGCGGATAAAGCTTCGCTTGAGATGGAAGGGAAGCAATATGAGAGAATGATTGATGAGAAATTTGCTTATGATGAGGAAGAGATGAATATTCTCAAGGAGATTCTTTTTaaaagggagagagaaaagCATTTTCTTGAGAAAGAACTTGAGACTTACAAGCacattgatgatgatcaagAGACGGAAGACAACGAGAAGAGAGAATGCGATGAGGATGGAGAACCGATTGTGTATGATGTTCATGTCATTGAGGATAATAGTCAGACTAAAGTGAGGGATGATGATGTAGCAGAACACAAAGagatgaaggaagaagagatagtCAAGGATCATGATTCAGTATCATCACctacttcatcttcaacaCATCTCCCATAA